The following proteins are co-located in the Plasmodium brasilianum strain Bolivian I chromosome 11, whole genome shotgun sequence genome:
- a CDS encoding hypothetical protein (Plasmodium exported protein), with amino-acid sequence MNKYFSFTKVLSFSLLIWIYQYSYVKNISGKSWIRKTNLNKTINSRERRLLYGETDIDFQKRYTYLKEKAMKIVEEDEYIFGNRLNALMQKISLPENFKISYFDEKIPKSSNSFINKNNLESSYDSLINDSDTDTEYKSIEKLFQLKEYKTTEKNTSPLKKKIVRKVDSMNTTKVLKPLEIEYERSSKSIGAFKKKLQNLIKIYKPLILSITALLFFALLSWYFQVSTSALSPFIFITIPIFILSLVHVAYKLM; translated from the exons atgaataaatatttctccTTTACCAAAgttctttcattttctttattaatatgGATATATCAGTATTCCTATGTg aaaaatatatctgGAAAATCATGGATTAGGAAAACAAAtctaaataaaacaataaattcAAGGGAAAGAAGATTACTATATGGGGAAACAGATATAGATTTCCAAAAGAGATACACATACTTAAAAGAGAAAGCAATGAAAATAGTAGAGGaagatgaatatatttttggaaaTAGATTAAATGCattaatgcaaaaaataagTCTGccagaaaattttaaaatatcttattttgatgaaaaaatTCCCAAATCATctaattcatttataaataaaaataatcttGAAAGTTCCTATGATTCATTAATAAATGATAGCGATACTGATACtgaatataaaagtatagaAAAACTGTTCCAATTGAAAGAATATAAGacaacagaaaaaaatacatcacctttaaaaaaaaaaattgtaaggAAGGTAGATTCAATGAATACAACAAAAGTATTAAAACCATTGGAAATTGAATATGAAAGATCAAGTAAATCTATTGgtgcatttaaaaaaaaattacaaaatttgattaaaatttataaaccACTTATATTATCCATTActgcattattattttttgcattattatCATGGTATTTTCAGGTAAGTACATCTGCTTTGTCGccatttatattcataacaattccaatatttattttatcattagtTCATGTTGCCTATAAATTAATGTAA